The following nucleotide sequence is from Mycobacterium sp. 3519A.
ATCTCCGAGCTTGCTGACGGGACAGAGGTGGCGACGTCGCCGCTAGCCACGGAGGCGTAGCCGGAGCTGGCCAGACCTGAGCCACGGAGGCGTAGCCGGAGCTGGCCAGACCTGAGCCACGGAGGCGTAGCCGGAGCTGGCCAGACCTGAGCCACGGAGGCGTAGCCGGAGCTGGCCAGACCTGAGCAACGGAGGCGTGACGGGGCCGGGCGTATATAGCTACGGAACGCTGAGGTTGAGCGGGTAATCTTGGTGCCCGTGAGTACCAGCGGAATCGACGTGACCACCCGATTGGGCACCGTGCTGACGGCGATGGTCACGCCGTTCAAGCCCGACGGGTCGCTGGACACCGACGCCGCGGCCCGCCTCGCCACCCACCTCGTCGACGCAGGCTGTGACGGCCTGGTGCTGTTCGGCACCACAGGGGAGTCGCCGACCACCACCGACGACGAGAAGCTCACGCTGCTGCGGGCGGTGCTGGAGGCGGTCGGTGACCGGGCCCGGATCGTCGCAGGCGCGGGCAGCTACGACACCGCGCACAGCGTGCGTCTGGCCAAGCAGTGCGCGGCCGCTGGCGCGCACGGCCTGCTGGTGGTCACCCCGTACTACTCGCGGCCACCGCAGGCCGGGTTGGTCGCCCACTTCACCGCGGTGGCCGACGCCACCGATCTGCCGGTGATTCTCTACGACATCCCGCCGCGCTCGGTCGTGCCGATCGAATGGGACACCATCCGCACGCTCGCCGAGCATCCGAACATCGTTGCCGTCAAGGACGCGAAGGGCGATCTGCACGGCGGCGGACAGATCATCGCCGAGACCGGGCTGGCGTACTACTCGGGTGACGACGCGCTGAACCTGCCGTGGCTGGCGATGGGTGCGGTCGGCTTCGTCAGCGTCTGGGGGCATCTGGCCGCGGGCCAGCTGCGAGACATGTTGTCGGCGTTCGTCTCTGGCGATGTCGCGACAGCCCGCAAGATCAACGTCACGCTCGGGCCGCTCAGCGGGGCCCAGGCCAGACTCGGCGGCGTCACACTGGCCAAGGCGGGGCTGCGCCTACAGGGCATCGAGGTCGGTGATCCGCGGTTGCCTCAGATTCCGGCCACCGAAGAGCAGATCGAGGCGTTGGCGGCCGATATGCGTGCCGCCGCGGTGCTGCGCTAGTGAACGAAGAACTCAAGCCGCCGGGGCCACTGGCTCCTGGCGGTCTGCGGGTGACCGCGCTCGGCGGCATCAGCGAAATCGGCCGCAACATGACCGTTTTCGAGCATCTGGGCAGGTTGCTGATCGTCGACTGCGGCGTGCTGTTTCCCGGTCACGACGAGCCCGGTGTCGACCTGATCCTGCCCGATCTGCGCCACGTCGAGGACCGCCTCGACGACGTGGAGGCGCTGGTGCTCACGCATGCGCACGAGGACCACATCGGCGCAATTCCGTTCCTGCTCAAGTTGCGTGCCGACATTCCGGTGGTCGGCTCCAAGTTCACGCTCGCGCTGGTGGCGGAGAAGTGCCGCGAGCACCGCATCAAGCCCGTGTTCGTCGAGGTCGACGAAGGCCAGAGTTCGCGGCACGGTGTGTTCGAGTGCGAGTACTTCCACGTCAACCATTCGATTCCGGGTTGTCTGGCGATCGCGATACACACCGGCGCAGGCACCGTGCTGCACACCGGCGACATCAAGCTCGACCAACTGCCGCTGAACGACCGGCCGACCGACCTGCCGGGTATGTCGCGGCTTGGCGACGCCGGGGTGGACCTGTTCCTCTGCGACTCAACGAATTCCGAGATTCCCGGGGTCGGCCCGTCGGAGAGCGAGATCGGGCCGAACATGCATCGGCTGATCCGCGGCGCCGAAGGCCGGGTCATCGTGGCGTGCTTCGCCTCCAATGTGGCGCGGGTGCAGCAGATCATCGACGCATCGGTGGCGCTGGGCCGCAAGGTGTCGTTCGTGGGCCGGTCGATGGTGCGCAACATGGGCATCGCCAGGGAACTCGGTTATCTCCGGGTCGACACCGACGACGTGATCGACATCGGTGCCGCGGAGATGATGGCGCCCGAGCGGATCACGCTGATCACCACCGGCACGCAGGGTGAGCCGATGGCGGCGTTGTCGCGGATGTCGCGTGGTGAGCATCGCAGCATCACCCTGACCTCGGGTGACCTGATCATCATGTCGTCGTCGCAGATCCCCGGCAACGAGGAAGCGATTTTCGGTGTCCTTGACGCGTTGGCCAAGATCGGGGTCCGGGTCGTCACCAACGCCCAAGTGCGGGTACATGTTTCGGGCCACGCCTACGCGGGTGAGCTGCTGTTTCTGTACAACGCGGTACGCCCTCGCAACGTGATGCCGGTGCACGGGACGTGGCGGATGCTGCGCGCAAACGCGAACCTGGCCGAGCGAACGGGTGTCGATCCGCAGGCGATCATGCTGGCGGAGAACGGCGTCAGCGTCGACCTGGTGGCGGGCAGGGCGTCGATCGCGGGCGCGGTGCCCACCGGCAAGATGTTCGTCGACGGATTGATCACCGGTGACGTCGGCGACGCGACGCTGGGCGAGCGCCTCGTGCTGTCGTCGGGTTTCATCGCGGTGACGGTGGTGGTGCGCCGTGGCACCGGCAAGCCCGCCGCACCCGCGCATCTGCATTCGCGGGGCTTCTCAGAGGATCCGAAGGCCCTTGAGCCGGTGGCCCGCAAGGTGGAGGCTGAGCTGGAAGCCCTTGCCGCCGAGCGCATCACCGAGACAACGCGGATCGCACAGGCGGTCCGCCGCGTCGTCGGCAAGTGGGTGGGGGAGACCTACCGCAGGCAGCCGATGATCGTGCCGACGGTCATCGAAATCTGACGGGATTCTCAGCCGAGGCCGGGTGGTGGGGCCGGTTCGAACGTCTGGGTGACGACCCCCGGCTGCAGCGCGGGTCGGCCGTGCTGCAGGGCCAAGCCGGCACAATCATAACTCGAGTAGAGGTACTTACCGTCCTTGTCGTAGTACCTGGTCTCGGTCCATTCGCCGCCAGCCAGACTGCAGCAGAGCCGCTTGTTCGACCCGCGGCCGACGCATTCCTCGTAGGAAGCCTTGCTGCCCACGGGTGCCGCGCACGCGGTCGCTGGGTGTACGACAGCGCTGCCTGCCACTATGGCCGCCGCGAGGACGAGGGCCGCCAGTACCAGTCGGGGCCAGAGTGATCTCATGATTTGTCTCCTGGTTGGTTGCTCGGCACCCGCGTGACGGGAGATATTGCGGGCGAGAGTGTTTGGACTACGAGGCCCGGCGGTACCCGTACGATCCGGGGCGGAGGATCGCAGCGCGGTGCTTGTCCGGGCTGCTGCTCGTGCCACACACCGCCGAATGAGATGCAGCATTGGCGCACCCCGTAGTACCAGCTGACGTAGTCGTCCTCGCGTTGGGCCTCATAGCCTTCCGCGCAGTTGTTGAATGCCGCCTGATCCCACTGCCGGGCCTGCGCGGTGGTGATCGGTAGAGCACCGACGACGCCGGCGCCCAGCGTGCTCGCCGTCGCAAACACGATTGCGGCGATGAATTTCACGATTGACATGGTCGGTTCCTTCCGGGGATGACCAACGGGACGTTGAGGTCGCAGCCGCCGTGAGCCGAGTGTGTCCAGGCGTCCAGGCATGCCATGGATTTCCAGATCCGCCTGCGCGCCGACCATCCGCATGAGCAGGCCGCGACGTTGCTTCCGATGTGCGACCGGTAGACCGTCGTGCACCCGAGTGCACGCATCAGTGGCGCGGTGTCCATGCGTGTCATGTCAGCAATAGTCGGCAGCGCCGACCCGCGACAAAACGGGCGTCGCGCCCGTACCCGCGCAACGCCGTTAGGGATTACCGCGAACGCGACCGACTAGGGGATTAGGGGCTAGGCCTTTTCCGCGTACGCGGTCCACTCGAGCTGCGAGGCACCCAGCTTGCGACCGGTCGGGCGGATGTAGGTGCGCAGGTAGTAGTCCGGTCCGGCCTGCTCGACCAGCCGCCAGCCGTACTCGGCGACGAAATCGGCGACCGCGTCGGGATCCAGCCCGAACCGCCACACCTGCCGGCGCCGACGGAAACGTCTGTAGAGGATTTCGGCGCCGTACATGTTCACCCCGTCGATGAAGTCCTTGCGGACATAGGTGAACACCAGACGGCTTCCCTTGGCCACGCCCCGCAGCGCGACCATTGTCGCGCGAACCGCATCCTCGGTCAGGTACTGCGTCACGCCCTCCCAGATGAAGAACGTGCGTGCATCGGGGCGGTAACCGTGCGCCGTCAGCGTGCCCACCAGGTCGTCGCGCTCGAAATCCAACGGCACCAGGTGAACCGATGCAGGCACCCCGCCGATCGCCCGCTCGACGGCGGCGCGCTTGCGCTCGATGTTGACGCCGAGATCGACCTCGAAGACCGGAAGGTTGCTGCGACGTGCGAGACGACAGGCCCTGGTGTCCATGCCCGCGCCGAGGTCGACGACGGCGTCGATGTCACCCAGGATTTCGTCGAGCTTGTCGTCGATGAACCGCTTCCTGCACGCGATCAGCGACCACGAACCGGGCACCGCGCGCTCACCGGCCGCGATCGTCAGGCGACGCAGCACCGGCGCGCGCATCGCGCGGACGACGGCGCGTTGACCGGCGGGCAGGAACGCCAGCGCCAGGTCGTCGAACACCAAGCGTCGGTCCGGCGGCTCGAACTGCTCGATCGCCGCCTGCGCCATCGGGCCGAAGGCGGTCTGGGCGGCCGGATTTCGCGTCATCGTCAGCGTTTGTTGACGTACCCCGCGTCGACCGGCAATGTCACACCGGTGACGTAGCGCGCCTCGTCGGACACCAGCCATGCGACCGCCGCCGCGATGTCCTCCGGCTGGAGTATCTGGACCGGCATCGCATTGCCCATGTCCGGCGGCCGCTCCGACTGTGCGATCACGTTGGCCAGCCACTGGCGAGTGTGGTCGTTGTCGATCATCGGGGTGAGCACCCCGCTGGGGTGAATCGAGTTGACCCGAATACTGTGCGGCGCAAGGTGATTGGCGTAGGCCCGCATCAGTCCGACGATACCGTGTTTGGCCGCGGTGTAGCCGAGCGAGCCCGGGTCGCCGCCGCCGATGCCGACCAGGCCCGCCGCCGAACTGATCAGCACGATCGACCCGCCGTCGCCCTGTTTGATCATCGTGGGCATCGACACCTCGACTGTGTTGTGTACCCCGGTCAGGTTGACGTCGATGACGTCTCGCCAGCCCTGCGCCCCCGACTCCATCGGCGCGATGCCGGCGTTCGCCACCACGATGTCGAGCCTGCCCAACGCGTCGACGCCGGACTGCAACACCGATGCCAGCGCCGCCTGATCGCGAACGTCCGCCTCGGCCGCGACGATTCGGGCGCCGGTGTCCTCGACGAGTTTGACGGTGGCGGCCAGATCGTCGGCGGTGGCCATCGGATAGGGCACCGAAGCGATCTGGTCGCAGATGTCGACTGCGATGATGTTCGCGCCGTCGGCGGCCAACCGGATCGCCTCGGCGCGCCCCTGACCACGGGCAGCGCCGGTGATGAACGCGACTTTGCCTGCCAGGGAAGGCATTACGGTCGCAGCTGACCCTTGCTGGGATCGCCGGCGACGACCGGCTGCAACACCTTGATGTCTGGTGCGCCGTCGAGGAGCTCACCGATGGTGCCGAACAGGGTGGCGACCGCGGGCGCGGCGCTGTGCGTCTGCAACGCGTCCGCGTCGGCCCACTGCTCGACGAAGACGAATGTGCCGTCGGCTTCGTGCAGCGAGTACAGATCGCAACCGGGCTCGGAATGCACCGCCTCGATGGCCTGTGTGCACGCGTTGCGGACCGCGTCCACCGACTCGGGCTTGGCTTTCATGGTGGCGACGACGGTGACGGGCATGGGACTCCTCGCTGAGTGCGGCTGGACGGTTGCCTAGCCTACCTACAAGGTTTTGCAGCGGTCAGGCCACGTCGACCCATACCGTGATCCCCGCGGCGACGACGGCCAACAGTGCGAGCAGGACGGTGTCGACGGTGCCCAAGCGCGTCGGGTCCGCTCGGCCGATGCGTAGTTCCCTGGCGATCAGGAACAGCGGGAAGGTCACGCTGATCGCGATCGCCAGGCCGCCCACGATGTACGCCCACACGTATCTGACGCCGTGCTTGCGCGCCTCGATCACCATCAGGATGGCGGCGGCGAGGAAGAACAGCACGATGTCGACGGTCAGCGACCGCGAGGCAGGGTTGACTTTTGAGTCGCTGAAGAAGTCGAGCAGGAAGCCGCCCGGGTTGTCGAAGTAGGCGACGTTTTGGCTCCAGGTGGCGATCAGGGCCGCCGCGGCGATCACGCCGTAGACGGCGCACAGCACCTTGCTGGATGTCGGGAGGGCTGTTTGGGCCTGTGAAGTGGTCATTTCGGCACCGTAGGGCGTCACAGCGACTCAATCGATACGTTTCTGTGACCCGTGTGGCAGATGGTGAATATGTGGCTGATGCGACTAGGCTGGGAGGCATGCCAAGTAAGACCGCTGCCCGCTCCGGAGCCCGTTCGAGCAGGTCAAAGGCTGGTGCGCGGAAGGGGCCGCGTCCGGCGGCCCGCCGCAAGCCGGCCCCGCGGCGCAACCAGTCGGCGGTGTCGTCGGCCGGGGCGACCGTCGGTCGGGGAGTGCGCGCCGGCTGGTTGATGCTGGCCAAGGGCGCCGGCTCGACCGCCCGCTCCGTGGGCCGGGCCCGCGACCTCGAGCCCGGGCACCGCCGCGACGGCATCGCGCTGGCCCTGCTGGGCATCGCGGTGGTGATCGCCGCCAGTTCGTGGTTCGACGCCGCGCGCCCGGTCGGCGCGTGGATCGACTCGTCGCTGCGTCTGATGATCGGGTCGGCCGTCGTGCTCGTCCCGCTGTTGCTCGGCGCGATCGCCGTCGTTCTGATGCGCACCGAACCCGATCCCGACGCGC
It contains:
- the dapA gene encoding 4-hydroxy-tetrahydrodipicolinate synthase; this translates as MSTSGIDVTTRLGTVLTAMVTPFKPDGSLDTDAAARLATHLVDAGCDGLVLFGTTGESPTTTDDEKLTLLRAVLEAVGDRARIVAGAGSYDTAHSVRLAKQCAAAGAHGLLVVTPYYSRPPQAGLVAHFTAVADATDLPVILYDIPPRSVVPIEWDTIRTLAEHPNIVAVKDAKGDLHGGGQIIAETGLAYYSGDDALNLPWLAMGAVGFVSVWGHLAAGQLRDMLSAFVSGDVATARKINVTLGPLSGAQARLGGVTLAKAGLRLQGIEVGDPRLPQIPATEEQIEALAADMRAAAVLR
- a CDS encoding ribonuclease J, with amino-acid sequence MNEELKPPGPLAPGGLRVTALGGISEIGRNMTVFEHLGRLLIVDCGVLFPGHDEPGVDLILPDLRHVEDRLDDVEALVLTHAHEDHIGAIPFLLKLRADIPVVGSKFTLALVAEKCREHRIKPVFVEVDEGQSSRHGVFECEYFHVNHSIPGCLAIAIHTGAGTVLHTGDIKLDQLPLNDRPTDLPGMSRLGDAGVDLFLCDSTNSEIPGVGPSESEIGPNMHRLIRGAEGRVIVACFASNVARVQQIIDASVALGRKVSFVGRSMVRNMGIARELGYLRVDTDDVIDIGAAEMMAPERITLITTGTQGEPMAALSRMSRGEHRSITLTSGDLIIMSSSQIPGNEEAIFGVLDALAKIGVRVVTNAQVRVHVSGHAYAGELLFLYNAVRPRNVMPVHGTWRMLRANANLAERTGVDPQAIMLAENGVSVDLVAGRASIAGAVPTGKMFVDGLITGDVGDATLGERLVLSSGFIAVTVVVRRGTGKPAAPAHLHSRGFSEDPKALEPVARKVEAELEALAAERITETTRIAQAVRRVVGKWVGETYRRQPMIVPTVIEI
- a CDS encoding SAM-dependent methyltransferase; translated protein: MTRNPAAQTAFGPMAQAAIEQFEPPDRRLVFDDLALAFLPAGQRAVVRAMRAPVLRRLTIAAGERAVPGSWSLIACRKRFIDDKLDEILGDIDAVVDLGAGMDTRACRLARRSNLPVFEVDLGVNIERKRAAVERAIGGVPASVHLVPLDFERDDLVGTLTAHGYRPDARTFFIWEGVTQYLTEDAVRATMVALRGVAKGSRLVFTYVRKDFIDGVNMYGAEILYRRFRRRRQVWRFGLDPDAVADFVAEYGWRLVEQAGPDYYLRTYIRPTGRKLGASQLEWTAYAEKA
- a CDS encoding mycofactocin-coupled SDR family oxidoreductase, with the translated sequence MPSLAGKVAFITGAARGQGRAEAIRLAADGANIIAVDICDQIASVPYPMATADDLAATVKLVEDTGARIVAAEADVRDQAALASVLQSGVDALGRLDIVVANAGIAPMESGAQGWRDVIDVNLTGVHNTVEVSMPTMIKQGDGGSIVLISSAAGLVGIGGGDPGSLGYTAAKHGIVGLMRAYANHLAPHSIRVNSIHPSGVLTPMIDNDHTRQWLANVIAQSERPPDMGNAMPVQILQPEDIAAAVAWLVSDEARYVTGVTLPVDAGYVNKR
- a CDS encoding putative quinol monooxygenase is translated as MPVTVVATMKAKPESVDAVRNACTQAIEAVHSEPGCDLYSLHEADGTFVFVEQWADADALQTHSAAPAVATLFGTIGELLDGAPDIKVLQPVVAGDPSKGQLRP
- a CDS encoding DUF2834 domain-containing protein, coding for MTTSQAQTALPTSSKVLCAVYGVIAAAALIATWSQNVAYFDNPGGFLLDFFSDSKVNPASRSLTVDIVLFFLAAAILMVIEARKHGVRYVWAYIVGGLAIAISVTFPLFLIARELRIGRADPTRLGTVDTVLLALLAVVAAGITVWVDVA